A region of the Burkholderia pyrrocinia genome:
GCCCGACGTTCGCGCTGGCGAGACCGATCGCGCGCGTGTTCTCCCACAGCAGGAACAGGTCGTCGACGTGCACCCACGGCAGCACGACGTTCTGCGTGTGCGTGACGCGCGCCTCGCCGGCCGAGAAGCGGTCGGCGAGATCGGCGAGCGCGTCGAGCTGGTCCGGCGACGCGTCGCCGGGCGCCTGCAGGCGGCGCTTGAACGACAGCGTGACGATGCGCAGCGCCGGGTCGCGGTGCGAGGCGACATTGCGTGCGAGCCAGCGTGCGAACGCCGGATGGCGGCTTGCCTGCGCGGACGCGCGTGCATTCGCGTCGTGCAGGTCGAGCGTGCGCGGCTTGAGCCGCGGCGGGACGAACGATGCGGCGATGCGATCGAACTCGGCCTGCGGGATCGTGTGCGGGCCGCCATCATGGTCGACGATCTGGCGGAACTCTTCCTCGACGTCGTCGATGTAGCGTTGCCCCTCGGTCTTGACGAGGATCTTGATCCGCGCCTTGTACTTGTTGTCGCGCCGCCCGTAGCGGTTGTATACGCGGACGATCGCCTCGATGTAGTTCATCACGTGCCGCCACGGCAGGAACGCGCGCAGCAGCGTTGCGATCATCGGCGTGCGGCCCATCCCGCCGCCGACGCTCACGCGAAAGCCGAGCTCGCCCGCATCGTCGCGCACGAGCTTCAGCCCGACGTCGTGCCAGTCGGTTGCCGCGCGGTCTTCGGCGGCACCGGTGATCGCGATCTTGAACTTGCGCGGCAGGAACGCGAACTCGGGATGCAGCGTCGTCCACTGGCGCATCACTTCGGCGAACGGGCGCGGATCGGCGATCTCGTCCGGCGCGACGCCCGCGCGCTCGTCGCACGAGATATTGCGGATGCAGTTGCCGCTCGTCTGGATGCCGTGCATGTCGACGGTCGCGAGCAGGTCCATCACATCGGCCGCCTTCGCAAGCGGAATCCAGTTGAACTGCACGTTGGTGCGCGTCGTGAAGTGCGCGCTGCGAGTCGGCAGGCGCAGCGTGCCGAGCAGCGCCTGCGCGTCGCTCGCGGCGCGGTAGGTGGCGTCGTCGGGCACGTCGTAGTCGCGCGCGATCCGCGCGAGCACGCGAAGCTGCGCGCTCGACAGCTCGCCGTACGGCACGGCGACGCGCAGCATCGGCGCGTGGCGTTGCACATACCAGCCGTTCTGCAGGCGCAGCGGCCGGAACGCGTCCTCGCTCAGCGTGCCGTGCTGCCAGCGTTCGAGCTGGTCGCGAAACTGGGCGGCGCGGCTGTGCACGAGCGCCCGGTCGAAATCGGTATATCGATACATGACGTGATACGCGAGAGGAGCCGTGACGCGTCATGCGCACGGCTCGGAGGGACGTTGCGACGGATGTCGGGCAACGGAAGACAGCGTAGGGAACGCGGTGCGGCGGGACAAGCAGCAGATCGGGACGAAAAGGGCGCAGCAGATGGCGGACGCGGCGCCGGCGCGGGCCGGGCATCCGTGCATGCCCGTGGCCGGTTGATGTGTCTTAGGCGTCGGCGTCGACCACGAGCGCCGGATCGAGCGCGCGGATGCGCTGGTCGATGAAGTAGCCGCCACCTTCCTGATAACGCAGGAACAGGCGGCCGCACGCGCGGCAGCGGCTGACGTTGCAGCGGTTGTACGGGAAATGACGCAGCGCGATCGGCGCATCGTCCGACGCGTAGCGCGTACCCGCCGGATGATATTCCGCATAGGTCGGCTCCGCATCGCCGGGCGGCGCGAGCGTGGCGACTTCGGTCAGTTGCGCGTCCTGCAGCGACAGCGGCAGGCTCGTCCATCCGGCGAGCGAGGTCTTCGTGCACGTGCAAGGCTGCGTGACGTGCGCTGCTTCGGCCGTCAGTTTCAACAGCGCGTCGTGATCGAGGTAGGGCAGTTGGCTCATGCGAAATCTTGAAAAAGGCGGCGAGACCGGCAATGTAACCCGTGCTCGGGTTGCCTGCATGGCCGCGGCCCGTGCGCCGGTAGCGAACATCGTGCGCTTCATGCGCATTGCGCGCGCTTCAACCGCCCTTGCGCACCGACGGCTGCGCGACCAGTTCGCCGAGCACGCGGATCGCGCGTTCGATGTCGCGGCTCCACGGATGGCCGAAGTTCACGCGCACGCAGCGCTCGAAGCCGTGCGTGGCCGAAAACAGCGGCCCCGGCGCGAAGCTGATCCCGCGCGCGATCGCCTCGCGATGCAGTTCCATCGCGTCGATCGCGTCGGGGAACGCGAGCCACAGGAAATACCCGCCTTCGGGCCGCACCCACTCGACGCCGGGCGGCAGCCAGCGCCGCAGCGCGTCGTCCATCCGGTCGAGCTGCGCGTGCAGCGCGCCGCGCAGCTTGCGCAGATGGCGGTCGTAACCGCCGTGCTCGAGATAGTTCGCGATGCCGGCCTGCGCGGGAATGCTCGCCGACAGCGTCGTCATCAGCTTGAGCCGCTGCACCTTCTCCGCGAACCGGCCGGCAGCGGCCCAGCCGATCCGGTAGCCGGGCGCGAGCGTCTTCGAGAACGAACTGCAGTGCATCACGAGGCCGTGCTGGTCGAACGCGCGCGCGGGCAGCGGATAGTCGGGGCCGAAATGCAGTTCGCCGTAGACGTCGTCCTCGATCAGCGGCACTTCGCGCGCCGCGAGCATGTCGACGAGCGCGCGCTTTTTTTCCGCGGACAGCGTGACGCCGGTCGGATTCTGGAAATTGGTCATGAACCAGCACGCGCGGATGTCGTGCCGGTCGAGCGCGGTTGCGAGCGCATCGAGATCGAGGCCCGTGCGCGGATCGACGGGAATCTCGACCGCGCGCAGGTCGAGCCGCTCGATCGCCTGCAGCGCCGCATAGAAGCCGGGCGCCTCGACGGCGACGACGTCGCCGGGCCGCGTGACGGCCATCAGGCACAGGTTCAGCGCTTCGAGCGCGCCGTTCGTGACGACGATCTCGTCGATGGGCTGCGACACGCCCGTCGCGAGATAGCGCCGCGCGATCTGCTGGCGCAGCGCCTCGTTGCCGGGCGGCAGGTCGACCACCGTGCTCCACGGGCTGACGAGCCGCGTGGCCTGCGCGAGCGACTTCGCGAGGCGCGGCAGCGGAAACAGTTGCGGCGCCGGGAACGCGGAACCGAGCGGCACGATGCCGGGCTGCGTGGCGGCATCGAGGACGGAGAACACGAGGTCGCTGATGTCGACCTTGCGCGATGCGCCGGCGCGGCTCGCGCGGCGCTTCGCGGCCGGGTTCGGCTCCGGCGTTGCGCCCGGCGCGACGTAGTAGCCCGAGCGTTCGCGCGCACGGATCAGCCCCCACTGTTCGAGCAGGTAGTACGCGCGAAACACCGTCGACTGGCTCACGCCGTGCTGCGCGATGATCTGCCGCAGCGACGGCAGGCGCGTGCCGACCGCGAGGTTGCCGTTGCGGATGTCGTCGGCGATCGTGTGGGCGAGGGTTTCGTAGCGTTTCATCGGCGTGGACGGGGCGCATCGTCACCGCGCGCGGGCCGGAGTGGCGCCGCGCCGGCGGGCGCGGGTCATTGTCCGATGCGCGGCCCGAAAAGGAAAGCGCGGGCGGCGCGGCGAAGGTGCCGCGCCGTCCCGATGCGTCAGGCCGCGTTCGGCTCCGCGTTCCGCCCGTTCGCGCCGCCGCGCAGCGGCGGCAACGGTTCGACCTTGCCGACGATGAACAGGTACGACAGCGCGCCGACCACGCACAACACGCCGGCCACCGCGAGCGGCACGACGAACGAACCCTTCGTGATCGACAGCATCACGCCCGTGAACGTCGTGATGAAGATGCCCGCGAGATTGCCCGCGAAGTTCTGGATGCCGCCGATCGATGCGACGTGCGCGGGCGTCGGCGCGATTTCGCCGACGAGCGTCCACACGTTGGCGCCGGCGAACGACAGGCTCGTGTACGCGAGGGCGAACAGCCCGAGGCACGCCCACGTGTTCTCGACGAACGCGGACAACGCGATCGACGACGACAGCAGCATCCCGAGCACGAGGCAGGTCTTGCGCGCGGCGGTCGCGCTCCAGCCGCGCCGGAACAGGCTGTCCGACACGTAGCCGCCGAGCCAGCCGCCGGGAATCGCGAGCAGCGCGGGCAACATGCCCCACGTGCCGAGCGACGCGAGCGAGAAGCCGCGCGACTGCAGCAGGTAGCTCGGGAACCACGTGATGAAGAAGTAGATCGCGAAGTTCAGGCAGAACAGTCCGATCATCATGCCCCACACGGTGCGGTAGCGGAACAGGTCGAGCCACGACACCTTCGCGCCGTCGGTTGCGGCCGCAACGGTCGGTGCGGCACGCTGCGCGAGCAGCGCGTCGACGGCATCCGGCGCGATCGCGCGATAGCGTTCCGGGTCGCGATAGATGAACCACCACGCCAACGCCCACACGATGCCGATGCCGCCCGTGATCACGAACGACCCGCGCCAGCCGACGATCGAGATCAGCCACGCGACGAGCGGCAGCGACAGCGCGGAGCCGACGCGCGAGCCGCTGTCGAAGATGCTGCTCGCGAGCCCGCGTTCGCTGCGCGGGAACCAGTTGAACGCGACCTTCGCGAACGACGGGATCGCGGCCGCTTCGCCGACGCCGAGCATCAGCCGCACGCCGACCAGTTGCGCAAGACCGCGCGCGGCGCCCGTCGCGACGGTGAACACCGACCACCAGCCGACGGCGAGCGCGAGGCTCACGCGCACGCCGACCTTGTCGATGAACCAGCCGGCCGGCAGTTGCAGGAACGCGTAGGTCCAGAAGAACGCGCTCAGCACGAGCCCCATGCCGACCGCGTCGAGGCCGAGGTCGGCGCGGATGCTGGGCGCGGCGATCGCGAGGTTCGCGCGGTCGATGAAGTTGATGACGTTGGCCAGGAAGCACATCAGGATCATGGCCCATCGGATGCGTGGCATGCGGTGTCTCCGCGCGGAATGTCGTGACGGGCGACCGGCGATCCGCTGCGCCGGCCGCCTCGATGGGGGTGTTACAGAGAGGCGTGCTGCGGCGCGCGGTCGAACTTCGCCAGCGCTTCCCACAGGCCGTTCAGGTAGACCGCGCCGAGCGCGCGATCGTAGAGGCCGTAGCCGGGCTTGCCCGTCTCGCCCCAGATCATGCGGCCGTGGTCGGGGCGCACGTAGCCGGTGAAGCCGGTGTCGTGGTACGCCTTCACGATCGCGGCGATGTCGAGCGAGCCGCAGCTCGACAGGTGTGCGGTTTCCTCGAAATCGCCGTTCGCGTCGACCTTCACGTTGCGGATGTGCGCGAAGTGGATGCGGCCCATCGCGCCGAACTCGCGCACGAGCGCTTCGACATCGTTCTGCGGGCCCGCGCCGAGCGAGCCCGAGCACAGCGTCAGCCCGTTCGCGGGCGTGTCGACGATGCGCACGATCCGTGCGAGATCGTCGCGGTTCTTCACGATGCGCGGCAGCCCGAAGATCGGGCGCGGCGGATCGTCGGGGTGGATCGCCATCTTCACGCCGGCTTCCTCGGCGACCGGGATGATCGCCTTCAGGAAGTATTCGAGGTTCGCCCACAGCGCGTTTTCGTCGACTTCGCGATAGTCGGCGAGCAGCGCCTGCAGTTGTTCGGGCCGGTAGCTCGAATCCCAGCCGGGCAGCGCGATGCCGTCGTTCGGATCGATCCGGTCGACCGATTCGGTGCTGAACGCGAGGCAGGTCGAACCGTCGGCGAGCGTCTTCGACAGCTCGGTGCGGGTCCAGTCGAACACGGGCATGAAGTTGTAGCAGATGACGCGGATGCCGGCCGCGCCCAGATGGCGGACCGTCTGCCGGTAGTTGTCGATCAGGCGGTCGCGGCCGGGCTTGCCGAGCTTGATGTCCTCGTGGACGGGCACCGATTCGACGACTTCGAACTGCAGGCCGGCGCGTTCGATCGTCGCCTTCAGCGCGTCGATCTTGTGCGCGGGCCAGACTTCGCCCACCGGTTCGTCGTAGATCGCGGACACGATATGCGTGACGCCCGGGATCTGGCGGATGTATTGCAGCGAGACCGGATCGGACTCGCCGTACCAACGGAAAGACATCTTCACTGGAGCGGCTCCTGGCTGACGGTTCATGCATCGGGCGACCGGGCGGCAGCGTGCCGGCCCGTCGTCGGTGTGCGGATTATGATTGGTATGCCAGTTACGCGGGATAGTGGTTTACCAGTTATCTGGTTCTGAATCGGCAGGAGCGAGCTTCCGGGAGCGTCCAGTCAAGCTGGCCGACAGGCCGAACCGGATGCTGGCCGGAATTGGTGTACCATTTTGGCGATCCGGCGCCGCGACGGCGCCGGCCAGCCCGTTGCGAGCCTTTCATGACCGATCTTTCCAGCCTGCCCGCCAGCCGCGACACCGATGCCGCGGACCGCTCCTATATCGGCCTTGCGCGTCAGATTCACGCGATGGTGGCCGCCGGCGCGTTCGAAGCCGGCGGGCGGCTGCCGTCGGAGCGCAGCCTGGCTGACCAGTTCGGCGTGAGCCGCACGCAGGTGCGCGAGGCGATCATCGCGCTCGAGGTGCAGGGGATCGTCGAGGTGCGGATCGGTTCGGGCATCTACGTGTCGGCGGCCGATGCCGCGCGGCCGGTGACGTTCGAGGTGCCGCGCGGCCCGGGGCCGATCGAGACGCTGCGCGCGCGCGGGCTGATCGAGGCGGAAGTCGCCGCGCTAGCGGCGACCGAGCGCAAGGATGCCGATCTCGATCGTCTGTTTTTCTCGCTGACGACGATGCGCGAGCAGATGGACGACAAGGCCGCGTACGACGCGGCCGATCGCCAGTTCCACCTGCGGATCGCGGAATCGACCGGCAACACGGTGCTGCTGCACATGGTCACCGCGATGTGGGACTGCGCGCGCAGCGATCCGCTGTGGGACAAGATCGAGGAGCACTTTCACTCGACCGCACTGCGCGAGGCCTCGCAGGAGGATCATCAGCGGATCTTCGCGGCGATCATGGCGCGCGATGCGGGTGGCGCGCGCGACGCGATGCGCGCGCACCTGTCGCGCGTGATCGCGGAGTTCACGCAGGCATGGCGCTGATGCTGGTTTCCGCGGACGGAGGCGGGCTGGCGTAATCAGCGTCGACGAAGGCGGGCACGCATGCGGTACATCGTCTTCGCAATCGTCATCGAAATTCGAATCGGCCAGCGTTCGGCAACGCGCTTTCTCCTGATCATTCGTCGCCCGGCTTGCCGCGTTCCTGCGCCCGCATCGATTTCGGCTCGACGGCGTGCCGGGCATGTGGCCGTCTGCATGCGCGACGCCTGCCTCGTGCGGCTACTTCCAATTGCGCGCCCGTGCTTTTTATGGTCTCGTTACGTGATATCGCATCGACTCGAAAAAGGATAGTCGAATGCAGCCGGGCGATTCATACGGGGTCCGATTGATCAGGGGAATCGGTGCGCGTACGCGCGCCCGCGGCGCCGCGCGCAGGCTGCTCGTCATCTTGACTCTGGGCTTGCTTGCGACCGGCCTGCCGGCTTTCGCCGACTCTCCCGAAACCGTTTACGACAACGTGCTGCGCGTGCTGGCATGGCCCGGCTATGCGGACCGCGACGTCGTCAGCGCATTCGAGGCGCAGTTTCATGTGCGTGTCGAAGTGACGTTCGTCGATTCCGACGAAGCGCTGTGGACGCGGATGCACAGCGCGGCGCCGCCGCTGTATGACGTGCTGGCCGCGAACACGGCCGAGATCCAGCGCTACGCGCACGAACGTCTGCTCGCGCCGATCGACCTGGCGCGCATCCCGAACCGGCGGCGGCAGTTGCCGAACTTCCGGCAGCTTGCGACGATCGGCGGGCTCGTGCAGGACGGCGCGACCTACGCGATCCCGTTCACGTATTCGTCGATGGGGCTGATCTACGACCGCAAGCAGGTACCGGCCGCGCCGCGCTCGATGCGGGAGCTGTGGAATCCGCGCTACCGCGGCAAGGTGCTCGACTTCAACAGCGCGCAGCACAATTTCTCGTTCACGGCGCTGGCGCTCGGTTATCGCGATCCGTTTCGCCTGTCGCTCGCGCAGACGCTCGACGTCGCGCGCAAGCTGATCGACCTGCGCCGCAACCTGCTGACGTACTACACGCTTCCTGAAGAGGCGACCGCGCTGTTCGTCCGGCATCACGCGGCGCTGATGTTCGGC
Encoded here:
- a CDS encoding nitrite/sulfite reductase yields the protein MYRYTDFDRALVHSRAAQFRDQLERWQHGTLSEDAFRPLRLQNGWYVQRHAPMLRVAVPYGELSSAQLRVLARIARDYDVPDDATYRAASDAQALLGTLRLPTRSAHFTTRTNVQFNWIPLAKAADVMDLLATVDMHGIQTSGNCIRNISCDERAGVAPDEIADPRPFAEVMRQWTTLHPEFAFLPRKFKIAITGAAEDRAATDWHDVGLKLVRDDAGELGFRVSVGGGMGRTPMIATLLRAFLPWRHVMNYIEAIVRVYNRYGRRDNKYKARIKILVKTEGQRYIDDVEEEFRQIVDHDGGPHTIPQAEFDRIAASFVPPRLKPRTLDLHDANARASAQASRHPAFARWLARNVASHRDPALRIVTLSFKRRLQAPGDASPDQLDALADLADRFSAGEARVTHTQNVVLPWVHVDDLFLLWENTRAIGLASANVGLLTDMIACPGGDFCALANARSIPIADAIAERFQDLDLLHDVGDIDLHISGCINSCGHHHSGHLGILGVDKDGAEWYQVTLGGSDGSTASGPARPGKVIGPSFSADEIVDVVDAIVNAYLDARIDANGRSERFIDTVRRIGADPFKAAANDARHQAEHA
- a CDS encoding PLP-dependent aminotransferase family protein; protein product: MKRYETLAHTIADDIRNGNLAVGTRLPSLRQIIAQHGVSQSTVFRAYYLLEQWGLIRARERSGYYVAPGATPEPNPAAKRRASRAGASRKVDISDLVFSVLDAATQPGIVPLGSAFPAPQLFPLPRLAKSLAQATRLVSPWSTVVDLPPGNEALRQQIARRYLATGVSQPIDEIVVTNGALEALNLCLMAVTRPGDVVAVEAPGFYAALQAIERLDLRAVEIPVDPRTGLDLDALATALDRHDIRACWFMTNFQNPTGVTLSAEKKRALVDMLAAREVPLIEDDVYGELHFGPDYPLPARAFDQHGLVMHCSSFSKTLAPGYRIGWAAAGRFAEKVQRLKLMTTLSASIPAQAGIANYLEHGGYDRHLRKLRGALHAQLDRMDDALRRWLPPGVEWVRPEGGYFLWLAFPDAIDAMELHREAIARGISFAPGPLFSATHGFERCVRVNFGHPWSRDIERAIRVLGELVAQPSVRKGG
- a CDS encoding MFS transporter, with product MPRIRWAMILMCFLANVINFIDRANLAIAAPSIRADLGLDAVGMGLVLSAFFWTYAFLQLPAGWFIDKVGVRVSLALAVGWWSVFTVATGAARGLAQLVGVRLMLGVGEAAAIPSFAKVAFNWFPRSERGLASSIFDSGSRVGSALSLPLVAWLISIVGWRGSFVITGGIGIVWALAWWFIYRDPERYRAIAPDAVDALLAQRAAPTVAAATDGAKVSWLDLFRYRTVWGMMIGLFCLNFAIYFFITWFPSYLLQSRGFSLASLGTWGMLPALLAIPGGWLGGYVSDSLFRRGWSATAARKTCLVLGMLLSSSIALSAFVENTWACLGLFALAYTSLSFAGANVWTLVGEIAPTPAHVASIGGIQNFAGNLAGIFITTFTGVMLSITKGSFVVPLAVAGVLCVVGALSYLFIVGKVEPLPPLRGGANGRNAEPNAA
- the uxuA gene encoding mannonate dehydratase, yielding MKMSFRWYGESDPVSLQYIRQIPGVTHIVSAIYDEPVGEVWPAHKIDALKATIERAGLQFEVVESVPVHEDIKLGKPGRDRLIDNYRQTVRHLGAAGIRVICYNFMPVFDWTRTELSKTLADGSTCLAFSTESVDRIDPNDGIALPGWDSSYRPEQLQALLADYREVDENALWANLEYFLKAIIPVAEEAGVKMAIHPDDPPRPIFGLPRIVKNRDDLARIVRIVDTPANGLTLCSGSLGAGPQNDVEALVREFGAMGRIHFAHIRNVKVDANGDFEETAHLSSCGSLDIAAIVKAYHDTGFTGYVRPDHGRMIWGETGKPGYGLYDRALGAVYLNGLWEALAKFDRAPQHASL
- a CDS encoding FadR/GntR family transcriptional regulator; translation: MTDLSSLPASRDTDAADRSYIGLARQIHAMVAAGAFEAGGRLPSERSLADQFGVSRTQVREAIIALEVQGIVEVRIGSGIYVSAADAARPVTFEVPRGPGPIETLRARGLIEAEVAALAATERKDADLDRLFFSLTTMREQMDDKAAYDAADRQFHLRIAESTGNTVLLHMVTAMWDCARSDPLWDKIEEHFHSTALREASQEDHQRIFAAIMARDAGGARDAMRAHLSRVIAEFTQAWR
- a CDS encoding extracellular solute-binding protein, coding for MQPGDSYGVRLIRGIGARTRARGAARRLLVILTLGLLATGLPAFADSPETVYDNVLRVLAWPGYADRDVVSAFEAQFHVRVEVTFVDSDEALWTRMHSAAPPLYDVLAANTAEIQRYAHERLLAPIDLARIPNRRRQLPNFRQLATIGGLVQDGATYAIPFTYSSMGLIYDRKQVPAAPRSMRELWNPRYRGKVLDFNSAQHNFSFTALALGYRDPFRLSLAQTLDVARKLIDLRRNLLTYYTLPEEATALFVRHHAALMFGNYGTQQVELLRRAGADVGYVIPDEGALAWLDCWAVTRGAQRPELAFAWINYMLEPAIGALLTERQGLANTLEPPPGLDTGHQHLVWLQPVEDIARRESLWSRIVSGDRPERFEK